One region of Leucoraja erinacea ecotype New England chromosome 10, Leri_hhj_1, whole genome shotgun sequence genomic DNA includes:
- the magoh gene encoding protein mago nashi homolog, whose product MRGGDDERRPMRRGGLGEGGMSSDFYLRYYVGHKGKFGHEFLEFEFRPDGKLRYANNSNYKNDVMIRKEAYVHKSVMEELKRIIEDSEITKEDDALWPPPDRVGRQELEIVIGDEHISFTTSKIGSLIDVNQSKDPEGLRVFYYLVQDLKCLVFSLIGLHFKIKPI is encoded by the exons ATGCGTGGAGGCGATGATGAACGGCGTCCGATGCGGCGGGGCGGCCTTGGCGAGGGTGGCATGTCCAGCGACTTCTACCTCCGCTATTATGTGGGGCACAAGGGCAAGTTCGGCCACGAGTTCCTGGAGTTTGAGTTCAGGCCGGACG GTAAACTCAGATATGCAAACAACAGCAATTACAAAAACGATGTTATGATTAGGAAAGAG GCATATGTCCATAAAAGTGTGATGGAAGAGCTAAAGCGAATCATAGAAGATAGTGAAATTACAAAGGAAGACGATGCTTTGTGGCCTCCACCTGACAGAGTGGGGCGACAG GAACTCGAGATTGTAATAGGAGATGAACATATTTCATTCACAACATCTAAGATTGGCTCTTTAATCGATGTAAACCAATCCAA GGATCCAGAGGGTCTGCGAGTATTCTACTACCTGGTCCAGGACTTAAAATGTCTAGTTTTCAGTCTTATTGGGCTGCACTTCAAGATCAAGCCCATCTAA